The nucleotide sequence GTTGATCTCGACACTCTTATCCTCTAACTTGTACCACAAAAAAGGTGTTGTTCTTCCTTAGCTTCAGAACACGCACAATATAGTAGCCATCAGGAAGACTCTAGCAGAAGTCGAGAAGGAAGGGAGTGTACAAGAGGATGGAACCCTTATTGTGTAAGCATTTGTTTGCATTGTGGTTTTCGAGAACTTACACATTCATCTTGAAAGCTATGTTAAGAGTTTTTGTTGTTACAGTGGCGGCCAAGCAGTCGCGGTGGTTTATTTCAGATCTGGCTATACTCCCAATGATCATCCGTCTGAATCAGTAAATAGCAGTCAACGTTTCAATTTTTGTGGCTTTAACTCTTTGAGAATATCTGTACCAATTTGTTGgtttatttgtttcaatttgAAGGAATGGAATGCTAGGATGCTAATAGAGGAGTCTTCAGCAGTCAAATGCCCCACTATAGCTTATCATTTAACTGGCACCAAGAAAATCCAGCAAGAACTGGCAAAACCAGGTGTTCTCGAGAGGTAAATAGATCGCCAGTTATCTTTTAGTGAGGCTGAAACTGAAGAACGGTTTCCAAATATCTCAAAGAGGATCACATTCTTAACTATAAACATGAGAAACAGGTTTCTGGACAACAAAGAGGACATTGCTAAGCTGAGGAAATGCTTTGCTGGGCTATGGAGCTTGGATGATCAAGAAATCGTCAAGCAGGCAATCGAAAAGCCAGGATTGTTCGTTATGAAGCCTCAGAGAGAAGGCGGAGGTTAGAACCACAACTGAACTGAGTCCCCCTAACTCCTCAATTTCTCTTGGCCATATTCTAAAGCGTATCTTCTTGGATTCTTCCAGGAAACAACATCTATGGAGATGATGTGAGGGACAATCTTCTGAGACTGCAGAAAGAAGGAGTTGATGGAAACTCTGCATATATCCTGATGCAGAGGATATTCCCAAAGGTGTCAAACACGTTCATGGTGCGAGAAGGTGCTTACCATAAAAGTCAAGCTATATCAGAACTCGGTGTGTATGGTGCATATCTCAGGTACAAAGtgcataaagaagaagaatttggtaATGTTTCATTCATTCTCTACTTAACTTTGTGCCATAATCTTTGATTAAATGATTTGTGTAGGAACAAAGACAAGGTTATAGTAAACGAGCAGAGTGGTTATCTAATGCGCACTAAGATCTCATCATCAGATGAAGGCGGCGTTGCAGCTGGTTTTGGAGTCTTGGACAGCATTTATTTGAATTGAGATGGATCACATTCACAATCATCCTGATAAATTCTTCTGCTGgtttattcctttttattcttcttcttcttgcttgttGAAGATTTGTGTATTAATCCATGAAGAATCAATAGGACCATAAAGCATACATAAAATTGCTTATTGTTATCTAACTTATTTTGGACCGTGTGAGGCGATCACTCGTTTGAGATCATGAATGGAATAAGATACGATCAATCATGAATgaaatattttaagatatttatgATGATTTCTTTGTTAACACTTATTTAAAAGTGGTGATTAATTAAGACCATACGAGCATATATACATgtacaaataaaatgttataaatcAACGAATGTCCGTAAATCCGATGCCTCTTCGTTTTGTGGGAAAGATAGCAAAGAAGAAGCTCGCCACTGTCACCACCATAACCGCAAAATACTTAATCATAAGTACGAAATGACCACCCCAACTATGTCCGTCGTCCTCGGGGAGCAAACACCTTCGAAAATCCGAACTCTCTACGGCTAACGACAAGAACACGACAACGGACACAAAAGCATGCACGAAATCGACAAAACTCAACTTGTATCTCCGTTTTTTGTCGCCAGTTAAGCCGGATTCCGGATCATAACCGTCGTCGTCTGGATAGTCGTTGAGGATGTAGAGACCGTTGGCGGTGGCAATTCCGTAGTAAATGCGGCCGTCTTCGCCTACGAAAGAGTCAgtgaaagaggagaagaagcaagCCGCGGCGCAAAAGGAGATGAGGGAAATGGTGAGGAGTTTATTAGCGGGTTTATTGGTGCATTCGCCGCCATTGGAGAAAGAAGGGATAAGGGTTTCGAACATGAGGGCGGTTCCGGTCGGCAAGAGGTTGGCGAAGTTTCCGGCGGACGGTAGAGATCTAATGAACGACGCTTCCATTTCGAACTTTGGTCGGGAGAGGaaattttttgtatgttatatGAAGAAAGAGTGTTTTGTAGGTTCTTCTATACGTAATGCATGCATGCGTGAGGATATTTTTGATGTGTCTTATATACATTTCTTAAAAGAATCGAATTTTGTTTGGTATCCGAATAtgtaatatacattttgttttataagcttgtatatacaaattttgtcagaaagaaaaaaaaaactatttgataACCGCTCATTTTATAGTGGATTAATTAGATTCTAAACAGTAACACTTATTTTtatgaaagtaatatttttatagaaacaatactccacttaaaaaaaaaaacatttcgcAAGTTTATAAAACGTAATAATTGTAGAATTGCATGTTCGATGAAATTGAGTCCATAAAGCTATGTCTTGCACGGTTGTACCTAACTCCTCTCGGTGACTCGGTCATATTAGATATGTAATGTACGTGACTCTATAAAGAAATTCACAAGATTGAGAAAATACGGTACACGcaaccctctttttttttttttttttacatattattttctcATTTGTAATTACAATAgtatcataattttattaaaaaaatgttgacacaaaaaagaagaagagtgaatAATTTAAGAGGGTTCGGGCGACTTTTGTCCCTGGCACCAACGGTTAGTTGGAACTGcaattttctgtaaaatttgcAGGttttgaaacaatgattttccggcgactttccggccaaattccggccaaatggttgatcggaattgtctggtcgatagtgcaatggaaagctggtaacgagtactacaatatggtatactcatacgttcaaaacggagttgatttgaatgagaaataagagtgtaaagtgagctacttgggatggtttgagaaatatcccacatcggaaatatgactgatttttcactcatatatatagtttcaaaagtgtgtagaaggaagagggaaggttcccacacgcgAACAGTACCAAACCGGGCCGAGCATGGATGCGGAACGGGCCGGAAGCGGGCGGGCCGGGCTGGTCGTGAGTGCGGGCTGTGGTCTCTTGGGCTTTTGGACTTTTGGGCTTTTTGGCTCTTGAGACTGCTGTAggcccatttaattttttttggaaagacttggtgtgaactccaagcaaacttggacagcactccgagaatattcactgaatattttcttgagagctccctccttccactatatatagaggcataacctctcattatttttcacaCAGAAAACCCTAGGCGACGACGACGGCGACAATGTTCCCAGAGTTTTGATCTCTGATGCGAGGGCTTTGCTTGgttattttctcggttttttaTGGTAGCTATGCTGGTATCCAGGGAATTTCGGAGTTTCCTCTCTGTTCGATTCctgttttggttggtttggagATTCGATTTTACTGTTGGGGTGACTTTTGGAAACTCGAGATTTCTTTTCTCTACGGTAGCTATGAAGGTATCAAAGGGATCTCGGTCTTTACTCTCCGTTTGAGTCTTCTTTTTGATTGGATTGGAGATTCGATATCTCTGTTGGGGTGACTTTTGGCAATTCGGGATTTTCCGGTATCTTCGATCGTCTCTTGATCTATTTGGGGATCCGCATTTATGTATTCCCTCCATCACTGATTCAGATTTGGCAAAGCGAATAGTTTTGTTTGTGATCCGGATATGGATATCTGGTTTAAGTGGAAGTCAGGATCTCATTTGTATTGGGTTTCGAGGTGATTCTCTGCAGATATCCTTTAATGGAATCGAGTTTTGCCGTGCTAACTGGGATCTGATTTTTTGTGTTCTGCTGGAGTGTTTTGATACGGGGGATCTGTATTTATTGCTGGTCTACGGGTATAAATGGATCCTCTCCCCTGTTGAGCAGATTCATCACACACCTTTCTCTCTGTTTGCTTTTGGTTTTCCTCGAATTCAGTTCctgcttctctttgttttcccGTCTTTTCCTTGGAGTTTCATCATGTCTCAGAGTATGGTTCTCGGTCAAAGCTTGGCTACTAAGAGTGTTGTTCCGCCTGTTGTGAAGCGCAAGGTCAAGATTCCATATTTTGACAATACTGCGCTGATTGAGGGTTACTCTAAGACGATCATTGGAAGGTGTATGAATCCACGAGCGCAGGATATGCAGATGCTCTTGTTCATGTTCCCTCGTATCTGGCGTTTGGAGGGCAAGTTTGTTAGGGCTGATCTTGGAATGGGTAAATTCCAATTTGACTTTGATGATGAAGCGGATATCATTGAGGTGCTGAAGATGGTTCCTTTTCACTTCGATCATTGGATGGTGTCTATGGTTCGATGGAGTCCTACTGTCGACCCTATGTATCCTTCGTCTCTCGTCTTTTGGGTTCGTGTTATGGGGGTTCCTTTCCAGTTTTGGGCTGAACCTACCTTCCGGAGCATTGGTGCGGACATTGGGAGTGTCCAAGAGGTCGACATCGATGGGGGGGGGGAGAGTTTAGGTGGTGGTTGATGGTTTCAAACCATTATGCTTTCAAACTGAGGTGGAGTTCTATAATGGAGAGGAGACTTCTGTAACTCTTCGCTATGAACGTCTCTTTGGCTACTGTTCTCATTGTTTCAGTCTATGTCACGACAAGGTGCATTGTCCGCTTTTGCAAGTGGTTATTGAGGAAGAAGCTGACATCCCAGAGCCGGAGGAGGTTGATGTTCGCCGTACCCAGAGTTACAAAGGAGCGGTTAAGTCTGAACGGAAGTTTGGTTCAGAGCATGCGGGTTCATCTCGTGGGGGAAACCGAGGTAGGTCGACTAGGGACAACTCTCATGCTGAGGGTAAACGCCCTCTTGAAGGGAAGGTGGGGAGAGATTCCCAACCCCAGTCGGAGATCGCAGTTGGTGAACCTTTGGCGAAGCAAAGGCGTTTTCAAACCTATGTACAATACAATGAACATAGGTTCTCGAGGAAGGCTGCTAAGGGGTCGAGTCACTTGCAAACTAATACTCTTCAGGCTCCGGTTAAGGTGGTTCGTAAGGCTCTTTTTCAGGAGGAGGAGGTTACGGTTTCGGTGCCTGCAGTTGCAGAGTTGTCAGAGCAGACTGAGGAGGAGTCCACAGTCGCTGCTCCGGTTAT is from Camelina sativa cultivar DH55 chromosome 20, Cs, whole genome shotgun sequence and encodes:
- the LOC104771221 gene encoding uncharacterized protein LOC104771221 — its product is MEASFIRSLPSAGNFANLLPTGTALMFETLIPSFSNGGECTNKPANKLLTISLISFCAAACFFSSFTDSFVGEDGRIYYGIATANGLYILNDYPDDDGYDPESGLTGDKKRRYKLSFVDFVHAFVSVVVFLSLAVESSDFRRCLLPEDDGHSWGGHFVLMIKYFAVMVVTVASFFFAIFPTKRRGIGFTDIR